Proteins encoded by one window of Anopheles maculipalpis chromosome 2RL, idAnoMacuDA_375_x, whole genome shotgun sequence:
- the LOC126559151 gene encoding protein D2-like, whose translation MQVDIGQFFAEHDIVPVLIDRAPDAFAKVVYRAKKLVDAGKELTPAEVREEPKVEWYADPTALYTLVMIDPDSPSRMEPWNREFAHWLVGNIPGRHVQNGETLFEYIPVFPRSGVGFHRYIFLVFQQQSWNDYSEAPRASNKNRTPRIRFSTRDFARRYSLGSPVAGNFFIAQYDDFVPVILSRYPASDDY comes from the exons ATGCAGGTGGACATTGGGCAGTTCTTTGCCGAGCATGACATCGTGCCGGTGCTGATCGATCGGGCACCGGACGCGTTTGCTAAGGTGGTGTACCGCGCGAAGAAGCTAGTGGACGCTGGTAAGGAGCTGACACCGGCCGAGGTGCGCGAGGAGCCGAAGGTTGAGTGGTATGCCGATCCGACGGCGCTCTACACGCTCGTCATGATTGATCCGGACTCGCCGAGCCGTATGGAACCGTGGAACCGTGAGTTTGCACACTGGCTCGTGGGAAACATACCGGGACGGCACGTGCAGAACGGCGAGACGTTGTTCGAGTACATTCCGGTATTTCCTCGGTCGGGTGTCGGTTTCCATCGGTACATCTTTCTCGTATTTCAACAGCAATCGTGGAACGATTACTCGGAAGCACCCCGTGCCTCAAATAA AAACCGAACGCCAAGGATACGGTTCAGTACCCGAGACTTTGCCCGCCGTTACAGCTTAGGCAGTCCGGTGGCGGGCAATTTCTTCATCGCGCAGTACGATGACTTTGTGCCGGTCATACTATCCCGGTATCCGGCCTCGGATGATTACTAA